TTGGTCACGGCCCATTATGGAGATACAATTACCTGTAAACTGGTGGCAGTCAACATGTGCAGAGAAACCATTGCGGTAAAGATAAAAAGACTGGAAAAGGCAAATGGTAAAGATCTGGAAAGACTTGACCGGACTATATTTCAAGGCACCTATACCTTTAACGATCACGGGTATATTGAATTTGAGTTCACTATTAAAAAAGAGTGGGAAAATGAATATGATGAAAGGGTGCAACGTTTTTATCTGGCCGTAAAATCACTTAACTGGTATGCCTGGTGGAAAACACTAAATGCCTTTCCGGTAATTGCTGCTCCGGAAAAGCAACGTAATAGCGCGGTGGTTATTAATGCTGCCGGTGCCGGGAAAGAACCTGTCCTGTGTGCAGCTTGCGAAGAAGAAATAACCATGACGCATATACGGAATATGGCCGTCAATAAAGATGGTAAGATGTTCCTGAAAGATGAGCATAAAATCAGGGAAGGGCTGGAAGTACTTAATCAGCACAGGGCGGCATTTCAGCTGGATACCTGTGCCCGCAAGGCGCACTTCCTGGCACAGATTGCGACTGAAACAAGGTTTCAGCAGCTGGAAGAGGGTTTCAACTATGCGGCCGATGTGTTGGTAAAGAAATTCAAACGGTTTAAAACCAATGAAGGAAGCCGCAGGGCCACGGCCTGGGGGCGTGCAGAAAATGATGATACACCAGTATCCAATGAGCATCAGCAGCAAATAGCCAATTGGGCATATGCCGGCATTAATGGCAATGGTGCCTATGAAACTGCTGATGGGTGGAATTACCGTGGCCGCGGATTTATTCAGCTGACGGGCCGTGGCAATTATAAGCTCGCTGCCAGTCTGTACGCCAAATGGATGAATGCGGGTACTGTCGACTGGGAATCTTCGCCGGAACAGGTTTCCTCCAACGCCCGTCATGCCATGGCGGCGGCTATGATCTATTGGCGTTCTCATGCCCTTGCCTACCGGGCCGATTATGCCGATGGCTATGCGGTTGAAAGCGTAAGCCGACTTATCAATGCTGCCCTGGATAATATTGCAGAGCGGAAACGCTTTTTCAGGGAGGCTTGTAAGTCGCTGCAGGTAAGCAGTTGCAAACGCTACCAATCCCGGCAATGGCAGGAGCCCAACCAGGATACGATAGTGGTTATATCTGGTACCGCATCCGGTACTGGCAATGAGCATTATGTAAAGAAAAGTGGCAAAATAAATATAGATGCAACATGGCCGGTTTATGCCACACAGGTATACCGCCGGCTTTCGCTGGCGCAGTATAAACAACTGAAGGCAGCCAATAAGTTGCCTGCCCCGGACTATGCCACCTGGCTCACCAGGGATGGGCATGGCGAAACTTACGGAAAACATGATGCCGCACGTTATGGATATATGAATGAATGTCCACCCGGTGAATATTACCTGAATCCGGGATTGTCTTCCCAGAAATACAGGATGTACCTCTCTGATACAAAAGGTATTGGAAGTGCATCTGTTTCGGGGGCGGCCGGCGAACGTACAGGCATAGCGATTCATGGCGGCTGGCCTGTAGGAAGCATTGGCTGCCTGACCACCCATTCAAGAGGGTACTCTTTTCACGAAAATGCGTTGGTAAGAGAACTGTATGCCAATATCCCTGACCTGGATATTGTTGCCCAGCAGGATAACGGCAGAACGGTCCGTGTAATCCTTGAACCACGGGAGGTAGATACCACTACCTGGAATGATCCTGCAGTAGGGAGCACAAAATGGACAGGTCATATTACTCACTAATTAATCATTGAATTATGTTCAGCCAATCATTCAGCACAGTATTGTTGCTGTACTTTAAGTTCATCACTATACTACCCGTTATGCCGTTAAATAGCTTCATGGAAGAACCAGTAAATCAGCGTATCAGTAACAAGGAAACGCAGAAAATATGTAATAAGCTAAAGCTGCTGGGATACAAGTTCCCGGAGCCTGCAGCGTTTGAAAGGATCGTGCAGGAATTGGCTGGTATTTCACTGGCAGATAGTAAGTATAATGATATCAGGTTAATGCACACAAAAGAGCCTGGGAAAAGCGATATATGGGCCGTTCGCAGTGCTCGGATCCTTATTCCGGATGAAGACCTGGAAAACTTTTGTGATACCTACGACGAACATCATCAGGTAATAGACATTCCAATAAGCCAATGGAGCGAACGGTTCTTTCATTATCTGCTGGCTT
This window of the Chitinophaga sp. Cy-1792 genome carries:
- a CDS encoding PAAR-like protein, translated to MKNANQSLHLVCAGALCTCDKALSPAPISLHVISNNKYFIRDANGKNVATTADNNVLALNFSLCRIPDPKNPVPCTAQLQWQHYYKQMILPGGVYPLTADSEASCVKGGTIKLQQHGQLPPYPGDMPVAVPGNNETTAPKAQPEEKQTPETQPTATEAPGTGKSEADTRPIALMYASWRDDKGSLKKVTGWHEISYLHLMFSGITTIDVEVEIVATDMHLQHFTTIMSATAFQSAEGRIIVPFRTDKLQSDLLKDGDLLYARIYTNGIAIKGANVLQPRRPLLFKERPGIRTVSFHREGNELVTAHYGDTITCKLVAVNMCRETIAVKIKRLEKANGKDLERLDRTIFQGTYTFNDHGYIEFEFTIKKEWENEYDERVQRFYLAVKSLNWYAWWKTLNAFPVIAAPEKQRNSAVVINAAGAGKEPVLCAACEEEITMTHIRNMAVNKDGKMFLKDEHKIREGLEVLNQHRAAFQLDTCARKAHFLAQIATETRFQQLEEGFNYAADVLVKKFKRFKTNEGSRRATAWGRAENDDTPVSNEHQQQIANWAYAGINGNGAYETADGWNYRGRGFIQLTGRGNYKLAASLYAKWMNAGTVDWESSPEQVSSNARHAMAAAMIYWRSHALAYRADYADGYAVESVSRLINAALDNIAERKRFFREACKSLQVSSCKRYQSRQWQEPNQDTIVVISGTASGTGNEHYVKKSGKINIDATWPVYATQVYRRLSLAQYKQLKAANKLPAPDYATWLTRDGHGETYGKHDAARYGYMNECPPGEYYLNPGLSSQKYRMYLSDTKGIGSASVSGAAGERTGIAIHGGWPVGSIGCLTTHSRGYSFHENALVRELYANIPDLDIVAQQDNGRTVRVILEPREVDTTTWNDPAVGSTKWTGHITH